A window of the Lactuca sativa cultivar Salinas chromosome 5, Lsat_Salinas_v11, whole genome shotgun sequence genome harbors these coding sequences:
- the LOC111885251 gene encoding uncharacterized protein LOC111885251, translating to MEESLFTKRNTFYELLKKYSVDTYASAKVPMGFGNNIFSDPSGEAIDQKKYRGMIRSMLHLTASHLNIMFSTCVCATLQANRKMSCLLDVNHIFWYLKGTKSLGIWYPTHESFLLQTYSDSKYGSLQIDRKSASGACQFLGGKLIPIYCGSQSVIVISHNLIQHSMTKHIDIQYHFIKDHVLNGYIDLIFVLVDEEIADVFTMAMNESKFDSFLKKWE from the exons ATGGAGGAATCTTTATTCACTAAAAGAAACACATTTTACGAACTTCTAAAGAAATATTCAGTGGACACCTATGCATCTGCAAAGGTTCCAATGGGATTTGGAAACAATATCTTTTCTGACCCATCTGGTGAAGCCATTGATCAAAAGAAGTATAGAGGAATGATCAGATCAATGTTGCACCTTACTGCAAGTCACCTAAACATCATGTTCTCAACATGCGTATGTGCTACATTACAGGCTAATCGGAAAATGTCTTGCCTCTTGGATGTGAATCATATTTTTTGGTATCTCAAAGGAACAAAGAGCCTCGGAATTTGGTATCCTACACATGAAAGCTTTTTGTTGCAAACTTATTCAGATTCTAAATATGGTAGCCTACAAATTGATCGAAAGAGCGCATCTGGTGCATGTCAATTCCTAGGTGGAAAGTTG ATTCCGATCTACTGCGGTTCTCAAAGTGTCATCGTAATTTCTCATAATCTGATCCAACACTCCATGACCAAGCATATTGATATTCAgtaccattttattaaagatcatgttttaaaTGGTTACATTGATCTCATTTTTGTTCTAGTTGATGAAGAGATCGCTGATGTCTTCACCATGGCAATGAATGAGAGCAAATTCGATAGCTTTCTAAAAAAATGGGAATGA